AGTATTTTGTTTGGCGGAGTTCTCGTGCTGATCCTGGGAGGAATCTCATTCGCCCAGGAATTTACTCCCCGAGTGGGCATCGCGGGGAATATTAGCGTGAACCTGCCTGTACTGGGACTCCGAACCTGGTTTACACAGGCCCCGCAATTCGGGGTCAATATTGTGTATCATCGCCATGCGCGGATAGAGGTGGAGTACGAATATCACCACGCCCGGTTTGACGGTGGGAGTCTGGAGGATGCCGAGTTTATGTGGGCACCGACCGGTACCACAGATCTTCAGTCTTACAAAAGCCCCAACGCGCAATCCAGGATGCGTTTTCACAGCTTCCTGGTCAACGGCGTCTTCTTTTTTAGCAAGCAACTCAACGACCAAAAGGCTCGGCCTTATTTCACATTCGGGAGCGGTATGTATCACTATCGTACTACTGAAACAGGGCTGATCTTTCCAGGACAAACGGGTAACTCGTTGAACACCAGCATTGTTCTGGAATCCGACGGGGATGTCCGAACAACTGTCGGTATCAATTTCGGTCTGGGCGTTGCTTTCTATACATCCGATCGATTCGCCCTTGATTTGCGTGGTCGATACCACATTATCATAGGTCAGTTACGCCCCATGGAGGCGTGGGGATTGAAGCAGGTTTTTCCCTTTCATGCGCTGGACCTGGGCATTCGCGTGAAGACCTACTTTTAGGGGGAACACAATATGCGAGAATCAAAACGAATTCTCCTGTGGTGCATGGCGTTGAGTCTGGTTCTGTTTGGCGCTGATTTGACATTCGCCGCCACTACGGGAAAGATTTCCGGTACTGTCAGAGATGCGCAGGGACAACCGCTTCCCGGAGCCAATGTGGTTGTTAAAGGGATGCGTTTGGGGGCTACCACAGACGCCGAAGGAATCTATTTTATTCTTACTGTACCACCCGGATTGCACACACTGACTGCATCTCTGGTGGGCTATGGAACGATCTCTCAAACCGATGTAAAAGTCGCCGTTGACCTGACTACGACGGTCGATTTTGCACTGGAGGAAATAGCTCTACAGGCCACAGAACTGATTGTGATTGCCGAGCGTCCACCCGTGGAACCGGATAAAACCACCAGCAAATACATCATGGGATCAGAGGATATCGAGTCACTCCCCATCATCAGAAGCGTCTCTGAACTCCTCGCTTTACAGCCCGGCGTTTTGCCGGAGGGAAACGACATGATTCGCGGAACTGGTGCCGCGGATGTGACCTATTACATAGATGGAATCCCCATTGTGACCACCGATGGCGTGGGTGCATTTGACCGTTTCCAGTTTCAAAACACATCGGCTGTCCAGGAACTCACCATATTGACCGGAGGATGGGAGGCAGAATATGGCAATGCCCAGGCCGGTATCATCAATCTGGTCACTCGGGAGGCAGGGGAAAACTATTCGGGACGATTGGAGTACAAGTTTGATCCTTCGGGCAAAAAACACTGGGGCAACGACGTTTACGACGCCCCTCAGTTTAGAGATAACTTGAAGTGGGGAGATGCCGCCTGGGAAAATGAGACAGATCCCGAAACGGGACAAACTATTCACCAGCGGATCGATTATACCGGTGCAGCAGGCCATTTCATAGAGGCGAATCTATCTGGACCACTTACGCCTGACGCCGGGCTATTCGTCAGCACGCGCTTTGATCGGTCCTCCCGTTCGTTTCCTTCCTCTTCCTCGCACACTCCTGAAAATACCCGCAATACAGTCAAGCTAAATTACAATATGTCAGACAATGTAAAGGTCAAGCTCGGCGGATTCTACCATTGGAGCAAAGGGTGGAACAACGGCACCAGTTTGGGCAGAAGCGCTACGGCCGGTGCTATCCGAGGTCTGGGAGACGGTGGGAGAAACATCTTTCTACCGGAAGGAAGTTCTGCGGGACGGTTCACGGATAGTGAGAGTTTGATCTACGTCTCTTTGACCCATACCCTGAGTCCAAAGACATTTTATGAAGCCAAAATATCGCGCTCTTTTTCCAAACAGGATACCAGCGATATTCCCGCAGCGACCCAGCCCCTGCGCAGGGATGCGGCCGGGTACTTCAACCTGTCGCGCGACGTGCGTGCCTACGAAATTTCAGCGCGCGCGCGTTACAACGTCAAGTTCGATATTTCCAGCCAGATCACGAGGGGACATCTGGTCAAGACCGGGGTTGACTTCACCTATTCCGACGCCTGGGCATTTGGGGAGATTGGAGAAAATGAATCCCGCCGCGTCGTTGCCTTTTACTCAAAAGATGGGGCTTCAGATGGAAACTTTCAGCGGGGAATCAACCCTTTTCAGTGGGGACTCTATTTGCAAGATAAGATGGAATTCAGCGGCATGATCGTCAATGCAGGCGTTCGCCTGGATGGATTCCACAATGGAGAAAAAGGCTCCGCAGTTCCATCTTTTGAAACATCACCTATGTACAACAAACTCCGACATTTTCGGAACGCACCACGGGCAGACGCCGATGCCAAAATCGCGTTCAGCCCTCGATTGGGTGTTTCACATCCCATCACCGCTGCAAGCACCATCCGGTTTTTCTATGGGAGATTTTACAAATTTCCGAATCTCTGGACGATGAATCGGCAGGTCTGGGTGGGGAGCTTTCCCGACATCGACATCAACGGCAACGGACAGATCGATCCCGAGGAGAGGTTCAATGATCTCGGAAAGGAAAACCAGATCGGCGTTGGAAACATGGCGACACCGCCCGAGAAAACCACCAGTTTTGAGGTGGGAACCGACTGGAACGTGGTTTCGGACTATACTTTATCGCTAACCGCCTACTACAAAACGGTAGATAATCAGTTATCTACTGGTACAACGGGCGGCGAGACGACGATCTGGCAGGACCCCGGCACGGGGAGGACTGAGCAGATCCGTGTCAACCTGAGTATTAGATATGAGGATATTAAGGGAATTGAACTGGGTTTCCAGAAGCGATTCAGCAATAACTTCGCGTTTCAGACTTCCTTTAACGCGCAGTGGCTATCGGGAGGGCGTGCAGGGGGAGCAGGAGACCGGTTCTTCCCGGATTCAACGTGGGTCGCCGCTGGAAATTACTGGCTTGGCTATGAGATTCGAAACGGGCAGGAGGTTCCGATTCCACTGACCCAGGATGAGCTCCGAGAAATCGGATCCAAGGCGAATCAACTCCTTCGCGACATCCAGGCAGGTGGTGGTCCCAGCAAGGGGGCGGCAGGACCGAATGAACATTTTCTGGCAGCTATTGAAAAGGAACCCGGCATCTGGGCTATCACTCCCATTCTTTCCGAGTTGAATATTGGCGGCATACGAGGCAGGGACAGAACGGCATTTGGGAGCGTAGCGTTTCTCTATCGAACGCCGAGCGATTGGGGTCCAATGGTTGGCGAAGCGGGTTTGTTCGGGAATATTCAGGCCAACATGATTTATCGCATGCAGACCGGCAGCCGGTTTGAATACTCGCTTCCAGAAGGTGGCGTGGAGGAACGAAATGAGCCACTTCGCACCTGGGTCGATTTGAATGCCCAAAAGACGTTCTACGGCCTGAGGGACCGCTTCGACGCCACGTTGTTCGTCGAAACATACAATCTGTTCAACCAGAAAGATCGGCGGGCAAACAACTTCGATTATATTCAATGGGGTTTGAGAAGACCCATACCAACAGACCAGCTCTACAGGGATTTCGGAGATCCGAACGACAGGGCCTTTCTGGGCTCCCCAAGGCAGGTGCATTTGGGATTGAGACTCAGTTTCTAAGAGGATAAGACAACATGATTACTATAAAAAGAAGAAGCATCTTGTTTCTGCTTTTTCCATTGCTGGCGACCCTCTTGCTAACTTCGGAATTGTGGGCGCAGTCGAGTCCCTTCCAGAGGAAATTCCGACACATGACGCGGGGGAAGGTCTGGCATACGTACAGAAACGGACTCACAGGTCGGGTTCACCGACAGGTGATGAGGGATATAGCCGGTATGCAATATCCGGGTTCCATCATTCCGCTGGAACCCACCGAGTTTGAGCAATACTGGAGCTTTGTCAACTATCACTGGTATCCGCGGTTTACCCGCCGATACGACACCTCTCGGGGCGAGGGTGTAATGATTCTAACAAGAGATCACGGCACCTCGGCAGTTGGCCCGAGTCAGGAAACCGAGGATATTCGGGAAAAGGTCTATGACATTGTCAACAGCCCGGAAAAAGATCTGGGATTTATGACCGCCTCCCACTTTACCGGGTTCAGCCCGATGTCCAACTACTGGCCCGGAGCACCTCCAATTGTGGGTGAGCCTGTGGAAATCCACAACCACGACTATGGGCGGTATATCGGGGACGATTCTCATGGTGAGGAAATTCTCATCACGGCATGGTCCTCCAAAACGGGTATCAGTGTGTCGCAAAAAGCCTTTTCCTGGAGCTATCCCGACTTTGACGACTTCATCATTTACGAATATACTTTCCACAACAATGGAGACGCCAACGGAGACGGCCAGCCGGATCCCGGTATGCCCGTGCAACTCAACGACGTCTATTTTGCGTTCGTAAACATCATGACCATCTCTCAGGCGGGGTGCTTTATTTCAAGCCCGGGTGCGTGGTGGGTCGATTTCCCCGAATTGAGGGACGATTTCTACAGATACACTGGTGCCGACAACTACGATGGTCCGGCCGAATACGCTGACCTGAAGCTCAGCTACCACTACGACGGGGACGCGCCTTCTACTTTGTGGAATGACGTTGGTGGACCCTACGTTTCGGCGCGTCACCATTCACTGTTCAAAGGCACGGCGCGAGTCGATGGAGAACTGACAGACTTCCAGTACTTTGGGTTTGCCCCTCTGGATTATACCCCACCCTTTACAAACGATTCGGAAAACTACGTTGCGCCAAAAGTCGCGGATCAGCCGGTGTCGGTAAAGTGGTGGGAAATCTTCAGCAGAAATAACTACACATACCCGGATCCCAGTAATGATGGTGATGAGCAACTGTGGAATAAACTCGTCGAAGACCAGGGATTCCAATCCAATCCCACCGACATCGGTGATTACGCCCACAGCCAAACGTATGGACCATACGATATTGGTCCTGGTGAAAAAGTGAAAATCGTGGCGGTTTTTGCCGGGGGAACAGCTGCCGACGCCAAGGGTACGGGCATCATCGAATGGGCGCAAACGGGCAATCAAGACGAGGTTTCTCTGGGCCGGGAGGCCCTCGTGGATCATGTGCGCCGTGCTCAATTCGCCTACGATAGCGGCTACGATCTGCCCGACCCGCCTCCGGATGTGCGATTTTCAGTGGGAAATAGCGAACGTGGGCAGGTTCTCCTCACATGGCCAGATGATGCCGATCGCGCGTTGGATCCAGACTATGGACAGGCCGATGTAAGAGCCTACCGGGTCTATCGTACAGAGACCAAGGAAGCGGGGCCTTACAAGTTGCTGAAAGAGATTCCCGTGGGAGATGCCGCGCATTTGAGTGGCGGCATCTATTCCTTCGAGGATGAGACTTCCGCTCCCGGCTTCAACTACTGGTACTCGGTCCGCTCGGTCGATTCCGGGCATTCATCCTGGACTAATAACGACGGTACCAAGACACTTGCCGACCTGCCCGACAAGGTGCGGCAGAATGTCCAGAGTGGCATGGAAAGCGGGCATTCCTCGCCTGAGCAGCGGATGCAGGTCTTCACCAGTCCGAAGATCCCCGCAACTGATACCAAAGACAATTTCGGCGATGAAATCCTGGTTGTGCCCAATCCCTATCGGGATGATGGCACACACAGGTATCCGGGATCCAGAAAGATTCGATTTACAAATATTCCCAGAAAGGCCCAGATCAAGATCTATTCTCCATCTGGAGACCTGATCTGGACGATCAATCACGATTCGCCCCTGGGAGAGGCAGAATGGAATCAGGCGCCGCGATCCTTCGCGAGGCCGGAAGTACAGTCAGGCATCTACTTCTACTCTGTAGAGTCTCTTGTGGGCTCATCTCAGGGGGAGATGCGGTTCGGTTCATTTGTAATCATCAAATAGTCAAGGAGCTTTGCTATGATGACCAGGATATACGCATCAATCTGCGTATTCGCGATTGTGATTTTGCTGCAATCGCCCGCCCAGGGACAGGGATATGTGGAAATCAAGGATGAGGACATTTACTCCTCAACCGCTGCTTCGCGAATTGGGCTTACAGGATTTGCATTTCTGAAGATTTCCCAGGGGGCGCGATCGGTGGGAATGGGGGATGCGTACACGGCCATATCCAACGATATCAATGCGGCATTCAAGAATCCTGCCGGCTTGACTCATATGAAACGGATTGAGTACGTGTTCTCTTACAACCGATGGTTGGTAAACAGCACGGTTACTTCCGGAGCTGTTGCGGCGAATACGCCGTATGGCGTGGTGGGCGTTACCTTTATCGGTTTCTACCCTGAGAAGAGCAAGGAAACCACCATACTCCAGCCGCTCGGAACAGGAGAGATGGTGAATGCTGGGGATGTCGCCATCGGATTTCTTTACGCGAAGAAAATGACCGATAGGCTCTCCTTCGGCGTTCACGGTCGCTGGATTCAGGAAACGCTGCACGACAAGAAAATTTCCAGTTACGATGTCTCACTCGGCACGCTGTTCTACACGGGATTTGGCTCCAGCAGGTTGGCGATGACATTGCAGAATTTCGGCAAAGACGTAACGCCGGAAGCGGTCACTTTCGCCATGCCAATGGTCTTCAATATCGCTGCTGCTATGGAGGTTTACGGAACGATAGAAGATCCCACCTACCTCACAGCCGCAGTCGATTTCAGCTATGCCACTGATTTCGGTGAGCGGTTACATTTTGGCGGTGAACTCTGGGTCGCAAGGGTGCTCGCGCTTCGAGCTGGATACAAGACCAATTACGACATCGAGAGTTATTCACTTGGTGCTGGTGTTCGCGTGAACTATTTGGGAGGGAGGCAGGTCTCTGTCGATTTTGCCTATTCGGCGATTGAGGGTGGCTTCGATCCTCCGCTGCGCGTGTCTCTAAGCGGGAGTTTTTAGACCGAAAGGATTGCGAGGAGAGATTTGTCCTCTCTGCAAGATCCCATCGTTAGCCATCCAGTGCCTTCCCCCGGAGAGGAGCGGGGGATCACGTTGCGTTCGTTTCTGATTGGGTTGGGTGTGGTCTGTCTGGTCAACCTGTGGGTCACGTGGTCGGATTTCATAATTCATTCCTCGGCCTGGAATCTGAGCCACTTCCCCATGGTGAATTTCATTCCGTTTGTCATCCTCACAGTCTTATCATCGGTTTCAGACAGATTGTTTGGACCGCGCTGGTCTTTTTCATCTGCCGAACTCGCCACCGTTCTGGCCATGGGGCTGGTGGGCAGCGTCGTGCCGACCAACGGATTTATGGGATATGTGCTCGGCATTTTGGCCATGCCGTATTACCTGGCCACCCCCGAGAATGGTTGGGCACTCTACTTTCACCCCCACCTTGCCGACTGGATGGCGCCGCGAGATGAAAACGACGCCGTGCGCTACTTTTTCGAAGGCCTACCCAAAGGTGTGCACATCCCCTGGGAAACCTGGGCAAGCCCGCTTTTCTGGTGGCTTACATTTGCAGCGTCGATCACGCTGATCTCGGCCTGCACGGTTGTCATTTTGCGCAAGCAATGGACGGAGAACGAACGGCTCGATTATCCCATCATCAGCGTAGGCATCGACATGGCGCTGCGCTCGAATCCCCGGAACTGGCTGCCAGCATACATGAAAGGCAAGCTGTTCTGGGGTGGTTTTTCGGTCGCCTGCGGAATCGTTTGTTGGAATATTCCCAGTTACTTCATACCCGGCCTGCCCGAATTCCCTCTACTACCCAGGTGGTTTACGCTGGCCGCTGGTTTTCCCACAATTGACTTCCACATCAGCTTTTTTGCACTGGCTTTTGCATTTTTTGCCAGGCTTGAAGCCCTGTTCAGTGTCTGGTTCTTCTTCTTGATTTTTCTAATCCAGAGCGCGGTATTTAACCGATTTGGGTTCACCATCGGCACCTCGGGAGATCCCTGGTCTTCCC
The Gemmatimonadota bacterium genome window above contains:
- a CDS encoding TonB-dependent receptor translates to MRESKRILLWCMALSLVLFGADLTFAATTGKISGTVRDAQGQPLPGANVVVKGMRLGATTDAEGIYFILTVPPGLHTLTASLVGYGTISQTDVKVAVDLTTTVDFALEEIALQATELIVIAERPPVEPDKTTSKYIMGSEDIESLPIIRSVSELLALQPGVLPEGNDMIRGTGAADVTYYIDGIPIVTTDGVGAFDRFQFQNTSAVQELTILTGGWEAEYGNAQAGIINLVTREAGENYSGRLEYKFDPSGKKHWGNDVYDAPQFRDNLKWGDAAWENETDPETGQTIHQRIDYTGAAGHFIEANLSGPLTPDAGLFVSTRFDRSSRSFPSSSSHTPENTRNTVKLNYNMSDNVKVKLGGFYHWSKGWNNGTSLGRSATAGAIRGLGDGGRNIFLPEGSSAGRFTDSESLIYVSLTHTLSPKTFYEAKISRSFSKQDTSDIPAATQPLRRDAAGYFNLSRDVRAYEISARARYNVKFDISSQITRGHLVKTGVDFTYSDAWAFGEIGENESRRVVAFYSKDGASDGNFQRGINPFQWGLYLQDKMEFSGMIVNAGVRLDGFHNGEKGSAVPSFETSPMYNKLRHFRNAPRADADAKIAFSPRLGVSHPITAASTIRFFYGRFYKFPNLWTMNRQVWVGSFPDIDINGNGQIDPEERFNDLGKENQIGVGNMATPPEKTTSFEVGTDWNVVSDYTLSLTAYYKTVDNQLSTGTTGGETTIWQDPGTGRTEQIRVNLSIRYEDIKGIELGFQKRFSNNFAFQTSFNAQWLSGGRAGGAGDRFFPDSTWVAAGNYWLGYEIRNGQEVPIPLTQDELREIGSKANQLLRDIQAGGGPSKGAAGPNEHFLAAIEKEPGIWAITPILSELNIGGIRGRDRTAFGSVAFLYRTPSDWGPMVGEAGLFGNIQANMIYRMQTGSRFEYSLPEGGVEERNEPLRTWVDLNAQKTFYGLRDRFDATLFVETYNLFNQKDRRANNFDYIQWGLRRPIPTDQLYRDFGDPNDRAFLGSPRQVHLGLRLSF
- a CDS encoding PorV/PorQ family protein; protein product: MMTRIYASICVFAIVILLQSPAQGQGYVEIKDEDIYSSTAASRIGLTGFAFLKISQGARSVGMGDAYTAISNDINAAFKNPAGLTHMKRIEYVFSYNRWLVNSTVTSGAVAANTPYGVVGVTFIGFYPEKSKETTILQPLGTGEMVNAGDVAIGFLYAKKMTDRLSFGVHGRWIQETLHDKKISSYDVSLGTLFYTGFGSSRLAMTLQNFGKDVTPEAVTFAMPMVFNIAAAMEVYGTIEDPTYLTAAVDFSYATDFGERLHFGGELWVARVLALRAGYKTNYDIESYSLGAGVRVNYLGGRQVSVDFAYSAIEGGFDPPLRVSLSGSF